One Hippoglossus hippoglossus isolate fHipHip1 chromosome 13, fHipHip1.pri, whole genome shotgun sequence genomic window carries:
- the baz1b gene encoding tyrosine-protein kinase BAZ1B isoform X3 has product MAPLLGRKPYPLAKPLAEPPGPGEEVFIIEHSKEAFRNKDEYEARLERYSERIWTCKSTGSSQLTHKEAWEEEQEVTELLQEEYPQWFERPVLEMVHHNTVSLDKLVEMAWVEILTKYAVDEECDFLVGKDKSLQVKVVKIHPLENPEGEAGEKKLEGACDSPSSDKENASQENQRKEPPPREDDNRRESLSDRARRSPRKLPTAMKEEKKRWVMPKFLPHKYDVKLISEDKVISDVPVDSLYRTERPPTKEIMRYFIRHYALRLGMGESAPWVVEDELVKKFNLPSKFSDFLLDPHKFLAENPSAKRKSLTSPEGKPSKRLKNSDTPGEDSGSEMGEKKRKKKDAMGLPLSPTIWGHMQKIKMNGSPLKVKNSGSPKKGEGKGSAPSTPKSGRKSVDKKEGKKTGKSGDKKLGVLKASKKDGKAGAKTPKMKQMTLLHLAKSTSAGSPKKRVRSTGMGSPKLGKPLHPMALHLLRYFKENKGKDDKKNSLSSLISKAAKTLSPDDRGRLPEELKELVQKRWELLEQKKRWAALSEEEKQEKIKKRREEVKEKLREKAKERREKEMLVRREQSRRYEDQEIEGGKTLPVFKLVDMPEGLPNTLFGDVAMVVDFLNCYAGLLMPDDQYPITAVALMEAVAGERSGFLYLNRVLVVLLQTLLQDELAEGYSELDMPLSEIPLTMHSVSELARLCLRPCDAHGEESGQGSEDSGPMGGFDDVVTSEFLEKLETIEVFELGPEEKVSLLVALCHRILMTYSVEDHVDAMQQRSAELWKERLAMLKEVNDRKKAEKNKRKEMEGEKKRDGVLKKEVKKEVKVEPEPEPEPEDMISSVKSRRLMSMQAKKEKEEMDRQNKERMEKEAEEERMRKQRVSVERAFQDGITKARLVMRRAPLGTDRNHNRYWLFSDVVPGLYVEKGWVHESIDYNFTPPPEEKPAEPEVEEEEDGESATTNESQGAEGTEKDDGSIDGAISEGAQQGAAPDVCIETTVPNQGQNLWFICDNAAELEELVESLHCQGVRESELKAKIQNRYQDIIHSIHLTRKGKLGLRTCDGFEELLKYLRSDIQEVASRLHKGGLGYLEDNVDIEEQLKDTESLKDFGECIITIQACVIKKFLQGFMAPKQKKKKRQGGEENSKTEEVDEEKRLAEEARVATAVEKWKTAIREAQSFSRMHLLLGMLDACIKWDMSAENARCKVCRKKGDDEKLILCDECNKAFHLFCLRPALYRIPAGEWRCPACQPTVARRGSRSRNYNQDTDEEEDEEESEEEDSDEDEDDEEENDYKAMGHRLRPRKKNKQSSSRQKHSKSKSKTPPSFSSQSSKHRAGPNSPADIDELVRQSSQSGVRRQALELERCEEILKKLTKFRYSWPFREPVSPDEAEDYLDIISQPMDFQTMLGKFSQGAYRHGNDFLEDIKLVFSNAEEYNQQGSTVLSCMVKTEQSFTELLQKLLPGLSYLRRRSRKRISQAPATSEEEDEEEEEEEEEEEEEEEEEEEEEDEEQEEEPKKKMQNGKSNRKKPRSVRGQRDEESESDEDDDDGRRRSKRSSASSSRKDYREQDSDGERDTRRTRQRGGRGNTGGASSDEDRSSQQRHSKRQKRS; this is encoded by the exons TGAGTATGAGGCACGCTTGGAGAGGTACAGTGAGCGTATCTGGACATGCAAGAGCACTGGAAGCAGCCAGCTGACGCACAAAGAAGCATGGGAGGAGGAACAAGAAGTCACCGAACT GCTTCAGGAAGAATATCCCCAGTGGTTTGAGAGGCCCGTCCTGGAGATGGTCCACCACAACACTGTGTCTTTAGACAAACTGGTGGAAATGGCCTGGGTTGAAATCCTAACCAAGTATGCTGTGGATGAGGAGTGCGACTTCCTG GTGGGGAAGGACAAAAGTTTGCAAGTGAAGGTGGTGAAGATCCACCCCCTAGAAAACCCGGAGGGTGAGGCAGGGGAGAAGAAGCTTGAAGGTGCCTGCGACTCTCCATCCAGCGACAAGGAGAATGCAAGTCAGGAGAACCAGAGGAAGGAGCCTCCTCCCAGAGAGGACGACAACAGGAGGGAAAGTCTCA GTGACAGAGCCAGACGTTCTCCAAGGAAACTTCCCACTGccatgaaggaggagaagaagaggtggGTTATGCCCAAATTCCTTCCTCACAAGTACGACGTGAAGCTCATCAGTGAGGACAAG GTGATCAGTGATGTACCTGTAGACAGTCTTTACAGAACGGAGCGCCCTCCAACAAAGGAGATCATGCGCTACTTCATCAGGCACTATGCGCTGAGACTGGGCATGGGTGAGAGTGCTCCCTGGGTGGTCGAGGATGAACTGGTGAAAAAGTTTAACCTGCCAAGCAAATTCAGCGACTTTCTTCTTGATCCACACAAG TTTTTAGCAGAAAATCCCTCCGCGAAGCGTAAGAGCTTGACATCTCCAGAGGGTAAACCTAGCAAGAGGCTCAAGAACTCTGATACGCCAGGAGAGGATTCAGGAAGCGAGAtgggagagaagaaaaggaaaaagaaagatgctATGGGCCTGCCCCTTAGTCCCACCATCTGGGGCCACATGCAG aaaataaaaatgaatggcTCACCGCTGAAGGTAAAGAACTCAGGAAGTCCAAAGAAAGGAGAAGGCAAGGGCTCTGCGCCCTCTACTCCCAAATCAGGCAGAAAGTCTGTGGacaagaaagaaggaaagaaaaccGGAAAGAGCGGAGATAAGAAGCTCGGTGTTCTCAAAGCTTCTAAAAAGGACGGCAAAGCTGGTGCCAAGACACCGAAGATGAAACAAATGACTCTGCTGCATCTGGCTAAGAGCACCTCTGCAGGGAGCCCGAAGAAGAGGGTCCGAAGCACTGGCATGGGTTCACCTAAACTGGGGAAGCCACTGCATCCCATggctctccacctcctccgctACTTTAAAGAGAATAAGGgaaaagatgacaaaaaaaattccctctcctctctcatctccaaGGCTGCAAAGACCTTATCCCCAGATGATCGCGGCCGTCTCCCGGAGGAGCTCAAGGAGCTCGTGCAGAAACGCTGGGAGCTTCTGGAGCAAAAGAAACGCTGGGCAGCCTTGAGCGAAgaggaaaagcaggaaaagaTAAAGAAGCGGCGCGAAGAAGTCAAAGAGAAACTGCGGGAAAAGGCTAAGGAGAGACGGGAGAAGGAGATGTTGGTCCGCCGCGAGCAATCACGTCGATATGAGGACCAGGAGATTGAAGGCGGCAAAACCCTGCCGGTGTTCAAGCTTGTAGACATGCCGGAGGGTTTGCCCAACACCTTGTTTGGGGATGTTGCCATGGTCGTGGACTTCCTCAACTGCTATGCAGGGCTGCTGATGCCGGACGATCAGTATCCCATCACAGCAGTGGCTCTGATGGAAGCGGTGGCTGGGGAGCGGTCCGGCTTCCTCTACCTGAACCGTGTGCTCGTAGTGCTGCTCCAAACGCTGCTGCAGGATGAGCTGGCAGAGGGCTACAGCGAGCTGGATATGCCCTTATCTGAGATCCCTCTCACCATGCACTCTGTGTCTGAGCTGGCAAGGTTGTGTCTGCGCCCCTGTGATGCTCATGGTGAGGAAAGTGGCCAGGGCTCCGAGGACTCAGGGCCCATGGGGGGTTTTGATGATGTGGTGACAAGCGAGTTCCTGGAGAAGCTTGAGACTATCGAGGTGTTTGAGCTGGGCCCCGAAGAGAAGGTCAGCCTGCTGGTGGCACTTTGCCACCGCATCCTCATGACCTACTCGGTGGAAGACCATGTTGACGCAATGCAGCAGCGGTCGGCTGAGCTGTGGAAGGAGCGTCTGGCCATGCTGAAGGAGGTCAATGATCGCAAGaaggctgagaaaaacaagCGGAAGGAGATGGAGG gtgagaagaaaagagatggTGTTCTTAAGAAGGAGGTCAAAAAGGAGGTAAAGGTGGAGCcggagccagagccagagccagaggacatgatcagctcagtgaagagcCGGCGACTGATGTCTATGCAGGccaagaaggagaaggaggagatggacaggCAGAACAAAG AGCGCATGGAGAAGGAAGCTGAAGAGGAGCGCATGCGTAAACAGAGGGTTTCTGTAGAGAGAGCCTTCCAGGATGGAATCACCAAAGCCAGACTCGTCATGCGCAGGGCGCCACTGGGCACAGACAGAAATCATAACAG ataCTGGCTTTTCTCAGATGTGGTTCCTGGTCTCTACGTTGAGAAAGGCTGGGTGCACGAAAGCATTGACTACAACTTCACCCCTCCGCCTGAAGAAAAACCAGCTGAGCctgaggtggaagaggaggaggatggcgaGTCAGCCACTACTAATGAATCACAAG gAGCGGAAGGAACTGAAAAGGATGATGGCAGCATAGATGGTGCTATTAGTGAAGGAgcccagcagggggcagcaccTGACGTCTGTATAGAAACCACTGTTCCCAATCAGGGACAGAATCTCTG gTTCATATGTGACAACGCAGCTGAGCTTGAGGAGCTGGTGGAAAGTCTTCATTGTCAGGGGGTCAGAGAAAGCGAACTGAAGGCAAAGATACAAAACAG GTATCAAGACATCATCCACTCCATCCATTTGACCCGCAAGGGCAAACTGGGCCTCAGGACTTGTGATGGCTTCGAAGAGCTGCTGAAATACCTGCGCAGCGACATCCAGGAGGTGGCTTCACGGCTCCATAAGGGAGGTCTGGGATACTTGGAAGACAACGTAGACATCGAAGAACAG TTGAAAGACACAGAAAGCTTGAAAGACTTTGGCGAGTGCATCATCACCATCCAGGCCTGTGTAATCAAAAAGTTCCTGCAGGGATTCATGGCCCCcaagcagaaaaagaagaaaaggcaaGGAGGCGAAGAAAACAGCAAGACTGAAGAGGTGGATGAGGAGAAGAGACTGGCAGAGGAGGCCAGG GTAGCCACGGCGGTAGAGAAGTGGAAGACGGCGATCCGAGAGGCCCAGAGCTTTTCCCGCATGCACTTGCTCCTGGGAATGTTGGACGCTTGCATCAAGTGGGACATGTCTGCTGAGAACGCTCGCTGCAAAGTCTGTCGCAAGAAAG GTGACGATGAGAAACTCATCCTCTGTGATGAGTGTAACAAGGCCTTCCACCTGTTCTGCCTGCGACCGGCACTCTACCGAATCCCTGCTGGAGAATGGCGGTGTCCTGCCTGCCAGCCCACTGTGGCCAGACGAGGCTCTCGTTCAAG GAACTATAAccaagacacagatgaagaagaggatgaggaggagtcTGAAGAGGAGGACTCTGACGAAGATGAagatgacgaggaggagaatGATTACAAAGCCATGGGTCACCGCT TGAGACCAAGGAAGAAAAATAAGCAGTCCTCATCTCGACAGAAGCATTCAAAGAGCAAATCCAAGACACCGCCGTCTTTTAGTAGTCAGAGCAGCAAACATAGGGCTGGTCCCAACAGCCCTGCAGACATCGACGAACTG GTGCGACAGAGTTCCCAGTCAGGCGTGCGGAGGCAGGCGCTGGAGCTGGAGAGGTGCGAGGAAATCCTCAAGAAACTGACTAAATTCCGCTACAGCTGGCCTTTCAG AGAGCCTGTGTCCCCGGATGAGGCAGAGGACTACTTGGACATCATCTCCCAGCCCATGGATTTCCAGACGATGCTGGGAAAGTTCAGCCAAGGGGCATATCGTCACGGCAATGACTTCCTGGAAGACATAAAACTGGTCTTCTCCAACGCAGAAGAGTACAACCAGCAGGGCAGCACCGTGCTCTCCTGTATGGTCAAGACGGAGCAGAGCTTCACAGAGCTGCTCCAAAAGCTGCTGCCGGGTCTCAGCTACCTCCGCCGCCGCTCGCGCAAACGCATCAGCCAAGCTCCTGCTACATCcgaagaagaagacgaggaggaagaagaagaagaggaggaggaggaggaggaggaagaagaagaagaagaagaagaggatgaagagcaggaagaggagccAAAGAAGAAGATGCAGAACGGCAAATCAAACAGGAAGAAGCCCAGAAGCGTTCGAGGACAGAGGGATGAGGAAAGCGAGAGCGATGAGGACGATGACGATGGCAGGAGGAGAAGTAAGCGGTCCTCTGCCTCCTCAAGCAGGAAGGATTACAGGGAGCAGGACAGCGATGGCGAGCGGGACACACGGAGAACTCGTCAGCGGGGGGGCCGGGGCAACACTGGTGGGGCGAGCAGCGACGAGGACCGGTCCAGCCAGCAGCGACATTCCAAAAGGCAGAAACGCTCGTGA
- the baz1b gene encoding tyrosine-protein kinase BAZ1B isoform X5: MAPLLGRKPYPLAKPLAEPPGPGEEVFIIEHSKEAFRNKDEYEARLERYSERIWTCKSTGSSQLTHKEAWEEEQEVTELLQEEYPQWFERPVLEMVHHNTVSLDKLVEMAWVEILTKYAVDEECDFLVGKDKSLQVKVVKIHPLENPEGEAGEKKLEGACDSPSSDKENASQENQRKEPPPREDDNRRESLSDRARRSPRKLPTAMKEEKKRWVMPKFLPHKYDVKLISEDKVISDVPVDSLYRTERPPTKEIMRYFIRHYALRLGMGESAPWVVEDELVKKFNLPSKFSDFLLDPHKFLAENPSAKRKSLTSPEGKPSKRLKNSDTPGEDSGSEMGEKKRKKKDAMGLPLSPTIWGHMQKIKMNGSPLKVKNSGSPKKGEGKGSAPSTPKSGRKSVDKKEGKKTGKSGDKKLGVLKASKKDGKAGAKTPKMKQMTLLHLAKSTSAGSPKKRVRSTGMGSPKLGKPLHPMALHLLRYFKENKGKDDKKNSLSSLISKAAKTLSPDDRGRLPEELKELVQKRWELLEQKKRWAALSEEEKQEKIKKRREEVKEKLREKAKERREKEMLVRREQSRRYEDQEIEGGKTLPVFKLVDMPEGLPNTLFGDVAMVVDFLNCYAGLLMPDDQYPITAVALMEAVAGERSGFLYLNRVLVVLLQTLLQDELAEGYSELDMPLSEIPLTMHSVSELARLCLRPCDAHGEESGQGSEDSGPMGGFDDVVTSEFLEKLETIEVFELGPEEKVSLLVALCHRILMTYSVEDHVDAMQQRSAELWKERLAMLKEVNDRKKAEKNKRKEMEGKGEKKRDGVLKKEVKKEVKVEPEPEPEPEDMISSVKSRRLMSMQAKKEKEEMDRQNKERMEKEAEEERMRKQRVSVERAFQDGITKARLVMRRAPLGTDRNHNRYWLFSDVVPGLYVEKGWVHESIDYNFTPPPEEKPAEPEVEEEEDAEGTEKDDGSIDGAISEGAQQGAAPDVCIETTVPNQGQNLWFICDNAAELEELVESLHCQGVRESELKAKIQNRYQDIIHSIHLTRKGKLGLRTCDGFEELLKYLRSDIQEVASRLHKGGLGYLEDNVDIEEQLKDTESLKDFGECIITIQACVIKKFLQGFMAPKQKKKKRQGGEENSKTEEVDEEKRLAEEARVATAVEKWKTAIREAQSFSRMHLLLGMLDACIKWDMSAENARCKVCRKKGDDEKLILCDECNKAFHLFCLRPALYRIPAGEWRCPACQPTVARRGSRSRNYNQDTDEEEDEEESEEEDSDEDEDDEEENDYKAMGHRLRPRKKNKQSSSRQKHSKSKSKTPPSFSSQSSKHRAGPNSPADIDELVRQSSQSGVRRQALELERCEEILKKLTKFRYSWPFREPVSPDEAEDYLDIISQPMDFQTMLGKFSQGAYRHGNDFLEDIKLVFSNAEEYNQQGSTVLSCMVKTEQSFTELLQKLLPGLSYLRRRSRKRISQAPATSEEEDEEEEEEEEEEEEEEEEEEEEEDEEQEEEPKKKMQNGKSNRKKPRSVRGQRDEESESDEDDDDGRRRSKRSSASSSRKDYREQDSDGERDTRRTRQRGGRGNTGGASSDEDRSSQQRHSKRQKRS; encoded by the exons TGAGTATGAGGCACGCTTGGAGAGGTACAGTGAGCGTATCTGGACATGCAAGAGCACTGGAAGCAGCCAGCTGACGCACAAAGAAGCATGGGAGGAGGAACAAGAAGTCACCGAACT GCTTCAGGAAGAATATCCCCAGTGGTTTGAGAGGCCCGTCCTGGAGATGGTCCACCACAACACTGTGTCTTTAGACAAACTGGTGGAAATGGCCTGGGTTGAAATCCTAACCAAGTATGCTGTGGATGAGGAGTGCGACTTCCTG GTGGGGAAGGACAAAAGTTTGCAAGTGAAGGTGGTGAAGATCCACCCCCTAGAAAACCCGGAGGGTGAGGCAGGGGAGAAGAAGCTTGAAGGTGCCTGCGACTCTCCATCCAGCGACAAGGAGAATGCAAGTCAGGAGAACCAGAGGAAGGAGCCTCCTCCCAGAGAGGACGACAACAGGAGGGAAAGTCTCA GTGACAGAGCCAGACGTTCTCCAAGGAAACTTCCCACTGccatgaaggaggagaagaagaggtggGTTATGCCCAAATTCCTTCCTCACAAGTACGACGTGAAGCTCATCAGTGAGGACAAG GTGATCAGTGATGTACCTGTAGACAGTCTTTACAGAACGGAGCGCCCTCCAACAAAGGAGATCATGCGCTACTTCATCAGGCACTATGCGCTGAGACTGGGCATGGGTGAGAGTGCTCCCTGGGTGGTCGAGGATGAACTGGTGAAAAAGTTTAACCTGCCAAGCAAATTCAGCGACTTTCTTCTTGATCCACACAAG TTTTTAGCAGAAAATCCCTCCGCGAAGCGTAAGAGCTTGACATCTCCAGAGGGTAAACCTAGCAAGAGGCTCAAGAACTCTGATACGCCAGGAGAGGATTCAGGAAGCGAGAtgggagagaagaaaaggaaaaagaaagatgctATGGGCCTGCCCCTTAGTCCCACCATCTGGGGCCACATGCAG aaaataaaaatgaatggcTCACCGCTGAAGGTAAAGAACTCAGGAAGTCCAAAGAAAGGAGAAGGCAAGGGCTCTGCGCCCTCTACTCCCAAATCAGGCAGAAAGTCTGTGGacaagaaagaaggaaagaaaaccGGAAAGAGCGGAGATAAGAAGCTCGGTGTTCTCAAAGCTTCTAAAAAGGACGGCAAAGCTGGTGCCAAGACACCGAAGATGAAACAAATGACTCTGCTGCATCTGGCTAAGAGCACCTCTGCAGGGAGCCCGAAGAAGAGGGTCCGAAGCACTGGCATGGGTTCACCTAAACTGGGGAAGCCACTGCATCCCATggctctccacctcctccgctACTTTAAAGAGAATAAGGgaaaagatgacaaaaaaaattccctctcctctctcatctccaaGGCTGCAAAGACCTTATCCCCAGATGATCGCGGCCGTCTCCCGGAGGAGCTCAAGGAGCTCGTGCAGAAACGCTGGGAGCTTCTGGAGCAAAAGAAACGCTGGGCAGCCTTGAGCGAAgaggaaaagcaggaaaagaTAAAGAAGCGGCGCGAAGAAGTCAAAGAGAAACTGCGGGAAAAGGCTAAGGAGAGACGGGAGAAGGAGATGTTGGTCCGCCGCGAGCAATCACGTCGATATGAGGACCAGGAGATTGAAGGCGGCAAAACCCTGCCGGTGTTCAAGCTTGTAGACATGCCGGAGGGTTTGCCCAACACCTTGTTTGGGGATGTTGCCATGGTCGTGGACTTCCTCAACTGCTATGCAGGGCTGCTGATGCCGGACGATCAGTATCCCATCACAGCAGTGGCTCTGATGGAAGCGGTGGCTGGGGAGCGGTCCGGCTTCCTCTACCTGAACCGTGTGCTCGTAGTGCTGCTCCAAACGCTGCTGCAGGATGAGCTGGCAGAGGGCTACAGCGAGCTGGATATGCCCTTATCTGAGATCCCTCTCACCATGCACTCTGTGTCTGAGCTGGCAAGGTTGTGTCTGCGCCCCTGTGATGCTCATGGTGAGGAAAGTGGCCAGGGCTCCGAGGACTCAGGGCCCATGGGGGGTTTTGATGATGTGGTGACAAGCGAGTTCCTGGAGAAGCTTGAGACTATCGAGGTGTTTGAGCTGGGCCCCGAAGAGAAGGTCAGCCTGCTGGTGGCACTTTGCCACCGCATCCTCATGACCTACTCGGTGGAAGACCATGTTGACGCAATGCAGCAGCGGTCGGCTGAGCTGTGGAAGGAGCGTCTGGCCATGCTGAAGGAGGTCAATGATCGCAAGaaggctgagaaaaacaagCGGAAGGAGATGGAGGGCAAAG gtgagaagaaaagagatggTGTTCTTAAGAAGGAGGTCAAAAAGGAGGTAAAGGTGGAGCcggagccagagccagagccagaggacatgatcagctcagtgaagagcCGGCGACTGATGTCTATGCAGGccaagaaggagaaggaggagatggacaggCAGAACAAAG AGCGCATGGAGAAGGAAGCTGAAGAGGAGCGCATGCGTAAACAGAGGGTTTCTGTAGAGAGAGCCTTCCAGGATGGAATCACCAAAGCCAGACTCGTCATGCGCAGGGCGCCACTGGGCACAGACAGAAATCATAACAG ataCTGGCTTTTCTCAGATGTGGTTCCTGGTCTCTACGTTGAGAAAGGCTGGGTGCACGAAAGCATTGACTACAACTTCACCCCTCCGCCTGAAGAAAAACCAGCTGAGCctgaggtggaagaggaggaggatg CGGAAGGAACTGAAAAGGATGATGGCAGCATAGATGGTGCTATTAGTGAAGGAgcccagcagggggcagcaccTGACGTCTGTATAGAAACCACTGTTCCCAATCAGGGACAGAATCTCTG gTTCATATGTGACAACGCAGCTGAGCTTGAGGAGCTGGTGGAAAGTCTTCATTGTCAGGGGGTCAGAGAAAGCGAACTGAAGGCAAAGATACAAAACAG GTATCAAGACATCATCCACTCCATCCATTTGACCCGCAAGGGCAAACTGGGCCTCAGGACTTGTGATGGCTTCGAAGAGCTGCTGAAATACCTGCGCAGCGACATCCAGGAGGTGGCTTCACGGCTCCATAAGGGAGGTCTGGGATACTTGGAAGACAACGTAGACATCGAAGAACAG TTGAAAGACACAGAAAGCTTGAAAGACTTTGGCGAGTGCATCATCACCATCCAGGCCTGTGTAATCAAAAAGTTCCTGCAGGGATTCATGGCCCCcaagcagaaaaagaagaaaaggcaaGGAGGCGAAGAAAACAGCAAGACTGAAGAGGTGGATGAGGAGAAGAGACTGGCAGAGGAGGCCAGG GTAGCCACGGCGGTAGAGAAGTGGAAGACGGCGATCCGAGAGGCCCAGAGCTTTTCCCGCATGCACTTGCTCCTGGGAATGTTGGACGCTTGCATCAAGTGGGACATGTCTGCTGAGAACGCTCGCTGCAAAGTCTGTCGCAAGAAAG GTGACGATGAGAAACTCATCCTCTGTGATGAGTGTAACAAGGCCTTCCACCTGTTCTGCCTGCGACCGGCACTCTACCGAATCCCTGCTGGAGAATGGCGGTGTCCTGCCTGCCAGCCCACTGTGGCCAGACGAGGCTCTCGTTCAAG GAACTATAAccaagacacagatgaagaagaggatgaggaggagtcTGAAGAGGAGGACTCTGACGAAGATGAagatgacgaggaggagaatGATTACAAAGCCATGGGTCACCGCT TGAGACCAAGGAAGAAAAATAAGCAGTCCTCATCTCGACAGAAGCATTCAAAGAGCAAATCCAAGACACCGCCGTCTTTTAGTAGTCAGAGCAGCAAACATAGGGCTGGTCCCAACAGCCCTGCAGACATCGACGAACTG GTGCGACAGAGTTCCCAGTCAGGCGTGCGGAGGCAGGCGCTGGAGCTGGAGAGGTGCGAGGAAATCCTCAAGAAACTGACTAAATTCCGCTACAGCTGGCCTTTCAG AGAGCCTGTGTCCCCGGATGAGGCAGAGGACTACTTGGACATCATCTCCCAGCCCATGGATTTCCAGACGATGCTGGGAAAGTTCAGCCAAGGGGCATATCGTCACGGCAATGACTTCCTGGAAGACATAAAACTGGTCTTCTCCAACGCAGAAGAGTACAACCAGCAGGGCAGCACCGTGCTCTCCTGTATGGTCAAGACGGAGCAGAGCTTCACAGAGCTGCTCCAAAAGCTGCTGCCGGGTCTCAGCTACCTCCGCCGCCGCTCGCGCAAACGCATCAGCCAAGCTCCTGCTACATCcgaagaagaagacgaggaggaagaagaagaagaggaggaggaggaggaggaggaagaagaagaagaagaagaagaggatgaagagcaggaagaggagccAAAGAAGAAGATGCAGAACGGCAAATCAAACAGGAAGAAGCCCAGAAGCGTTCGAGGACAGAGGGATGAGGAAAGCGAGAGCGATGAGGACGATGACGATGGCAGGAGGAGAAGTAAGCGGTCCTCTGCCTCCTCAAGCAGGAAGGATTACAGGGAGCAGGACAGCGATGGCGAGCGGGACACACGGAGAACTCGTCAGCGGGGGGGCCGGGGCAACACTGGTGGGGCGAGCAGCGACGAGGACCGGTCCAGCCAGCAGCGACATTCCAAAAGGCAGAAACGCTCGTGA